The following coding sequences lie in one Sorghum bicolor cultivar BTx623 chromosome 6, Sorghum_bicolor_NCBIv3, whole genome shotgun sequence genomic window:
- the LOC8070938 gene encoding cis-zeatin O-glucosyltransferase 2 isoform X3 encodes MPMESVVVVAVPFPAQGHLNALLHLSLQLAARGLPVHYAAPVEHVRQARSRVHGWGDGTLRRVHFHELPISAYASPPPDPAAESAFPSHLVPLWEAFVADAPAALAALLSGVSASCHRVVVLYDVANGFAAEEAARLPNGEGYGLVCTAVSCMVGSTDAGSRYVRDRGLHFIPVNSFVTDEFLTSVGKRARWEQSVPCSVGILANTCRALEGDFIDVFAQQLADAGKKLFAVGPLNPLLHDAKSAPQQAGSKERHECLDWLDKQPPASVLYVSFGSMSSLRDEQVEELAAALRDSKQRFIWVLRDADRANIFADHGESRHAKFLPEFAGHTQDRGMVITGWAPQLEILAHGATASFLSHCGWNSIMESMGHGKPILAWPMHSDQPWDAELVCKHLKVGILVRPMEKQREVISAAAIQEAIEKMMVSDEGHKIQQRAMVLGEAIRASSAEVSGGSDSESKDLDKFIAHISR; translated from the coding sequence ATGCCAATGGAGTCGGTTGTCGTCGTGGCGGTGCCGTTCCCGGCGCAGGGCCACCTGAACGCACTGCTGCACCTGTCGCTGCAGCTCGCGGCGCGCGGGTTGCCCGTGCACTACGCGGCGCCCGTGGAGCACGTCCGCCAGGCCCGGTCGCGCGTCCACGGCTGGGGCGACGGCACCCTCCGCCGCGTCCACTTCCACGAGCTCCCCATCTCCGCGTACGCCTCCCCGCCTCCAGACCCCGCCGCCGAATCGGCCTTCCCCTCCCACCTCGTGCCCCTGTGGGAGGCCTTCGTCGCCGACGCGCCCGCCGCGCTCGCGGCGCTCCTCAGCGGGGTCTCCGCCTCCTGCCACCGCGTCGTCGTCCTGTACGACGTCGCCAACGGGTTCGCCGCTGAAGAGGCCGCGCGGCTGCCCAACGGCGAGGGGTACGGGCTGGTATGCACCGCGGTGTCGTGCATGGTCGGGTCGACGGACGCCGGCAGCCGCTACGTCCGCGACCGCGGGCTCCACTTCATCCCCGTCAACTCCTTTGTGACGGACGAGTTTCTGACTTCCGTTGGCAAGCGCGCGAGATGGGAGCAGTCCGTACCGTGCAGCGTTGGCATCCTCGCCAACACGTGCCGCGCTCTCGAGGGCGACTTCATCGATGTTTTCGCACAGCAGCTCGCCGACGCCGGCAAGAAACTCTTTGCCGTCGGCCCATTGAACCCACTGCTGCACGACGCGAAGAGCGCGCCACAGCAGGCGGGAAGCAAGGAGCGGCACGAGTGCCTAGACTGGCTCGACAAGCAGCCGCCGGCATCGGTGCTCTACGTGTCGTTCGGCTCCATGTCGTCGCTGCGAGACGAGCAAGTCGAGGAGCTCGCCGCGGCGCTACGCGACAGCAAGCAGAGGTTCATCTGGGTGCTGCGCGACGCCGACCGGGCCAACATATTCGCGGACCACGGCGAGAGCCGGCACGCCAAGTTCCTGCCCGAGTTCGCTGGGCACACCCAAGACAGGGGCATGGTGATCACCGGGTGGGCGCCGCAGCTGGAGATCCTGGCGCACGGCGCCACGGCGTCGTTCCTGAGCCACTGCGGCTGGAACTCGATCATGGAGAGCATGGGACACGGGAAGCCCATCCTCGCATGGCCCATGCACTCGGACCAGCCATGGGACGCTGAGCTGGTGTGCAAGCACCTCAAGGTGGGCATCCTAGTCCGCCCGATGGAGAAGCAAAGGGAGGTGATTTCGGCAGCGGCCATACAGGAGGCCATCGAGAAGATGATGGTCTCTGATGAAGGACACAAGATCCAGCAGCGTGCAATGGTGCTGGGCGAGGCTATCCGTGCGTCGTCAGCAGAAGTAAGCGGTGGGTCAGACTCAGAGAGCAAGGATCTTGACAAGTTCATTGCTCACATCTCAAGGTGA
- the LOC8070938 gene encoding cis-zeatin O-glucosyltransferase 2 isoform X1, whose amino-acid sequence MPMESVVVVAVPFPAQGHLNALLHLSLQLAARGLPVHYAAPVEHVRQARSRVHGWGDGTLRRVHFHELPISAYASPPPDPAAESAFPSHLVPLWEAFVADAPAALAALLSGVSASCHRVVVLYDVANGFAAEEAARLPNGEGYGLVCTAVSCMVGSTDAGSRYVRDRGLHFIPVNSFVTDEFLTSVGKRARWEQSVPCSVGILANTCRALEGDFIDVFAQQLADAGKKLFAVGPLNPLLHDAKSAPQQAGSKERHECLDWLDKQPPASVLYVSFGSMSSLRDEQVEELAAALRDSKQRFIWVLRDADRANIFADHGESRHAKFLPEFAGHTQDRGMVITGWAPQLEILAHGATASFLSHCGWNSIMESMGHGKPILAWPMHSDQPWDAELVCKHLKVGILVRPMEKQREVISAAAIQEAIEKMMVSDEGHKIQQRAMVLGEAIRASSAEVSGGSDSESKDLDKFIAHISSSGENGSEWWLIVSGLYGHSRLILGLRLREGPAPTS is encoded by the exons ATGCCAATGGAGTCGGTTGTCGTCGTGGCGGTGCCGTTCCCGGCGCAGGGCCACCTGAACGCACTGCTGCACCTGTCGCTGCAGCTCGCGGCGCGCGGGTTGCCCGTGCACTACGCGGCGCCCGTGGAGCACGTCCGCCAGGCCCGGTCGCGCGTCCACGGCTGGGGCGACGGCACCCTCCGCCGCGTCCACTTCCACGAGCTCCCCATCTCCGCGTACGCCTCCCCGCCTCCAGACCCCGCCGCCGAATCGGCCTTCCCCTCCCACCTCGTGCCCCTGTGGGAGGCCTTCGTCGCCGACGCGCCCGCCGCGCTCGCGGCGCTCCTCAGCGGGGTCTCCGCCTCCTGCCACCGCGTCGTCGTCCTGTACGACGTCGCCAACGGGTTCGCCGCTGAAGAGGCCGCGCGGCTGCCCAACGGCGAGGGGTACGGGCTGGTATGCACCGCGGTGTCGTGCATGGTCGGGTCGACGGACGCCGGCAGCCGCTACGTCCGCGACCGCGGGCTCCACTTCATCCCCGTCAACTCCTTTGTGACGGACGAGTTTCTGACTTCCGTTGGCAAGCGCGCGAGATGGGAGCAGTCCGTACCGTGCAGCGTTGGCATCCTCGCCAACACGTGCCGCGCTCTCGAGGGCGACTTCATCGATGTTTTCGCACAGCAGCTCGCCGACGCCGGCAAGAAACTCTTTGCCGTCGGCCCATTGAACCCACTGCTGCACGACGCGAAGAGCGCGCCACAGCAGGCGGGAAGCAAGGAGCGGCACGAGTGCCTAGACTGGCTCGACAAGCAGCCGCCGGCATCGGTGCTCTACGTGTCGTTCGGCTCCATGTCGTCGCTGCGAGACGAGCAAGTCGAGGAGCTCGCCGCGGCGCTACGCGACAGCAAGCAGAGGTTCATCTGGGTGCTGCGCGACGCCGACCGGGCCAACATATTCGCGGACCACGGCGAGAGCCGGCACGCCAAGTTCCTGCCCGAGTTCGCTGGGCACACCCAAGACAGGGGCATGGTGATCACCGGGTGGGCGCCGCAGCTGGAGATCCTGGCGCACGGCGCCACGGCGTCGTTCCTGAGCCACTGCGGCTGGAACTCGATCATGGAGAGCATGGGACACGGGAAGCCCATCCTCGCATGGCCCATGCACTCGGACCAGCCATGGGACGCTGAGCTGGTGTGCAAGCACCTCAAGGTGGGCATCCTAGTCCGCCCGATGGAGAAGCAAAGGGAGGTGATTTCGGCAGCGGCCATACAGGAGGCCATCGAGAAGATGATGGTCTCTGATGAAGGACACAAGATCCAGCAGCGTGCAATGGTGCTGGGCGAGGCTATCCGTGCGTCGTCAGCAGAAGTAAGCGGTGGGTCAGACTCAGAGAGCAAGGATCTTGACAAGTTCATTGCTCACATCTCAAG CTCTGGTGAAAATGGAAGCGAGTGGTGGCTAATTGTCTCGGGCTTATATGGCCATTCCCGATTG ATACTGGGCCTACGTTTGAGGGAGGGACCTGCTCCAACATCATAA
- the LOC8070938 gene encoding cis-zeatin O-glucosyltransferase 2 isoform X2 has protein sequence MPMESVVVVAVPFPAQGHLNALLHLSLQLAARGLPVHYAAPVEHVRQARSRVHGWGDGTLRRVHFHELPISAYASPPPDPAAESAFPSHLVPLWEAFVADAPAALAALLSGVSASCHRVVVLYDVANGFAAEEAARLPNGEGYGLVCTAVSCMVGSTDAGSRYVRDRGLHFIPVNSFVTDEFLTSVGKRARWEQSVPCSVGILANTCRALEGDFIDVFAQQLADAGKKLFAVGPLNPLLHDAKSAPQQAGSKERHECLDWLDKQPPASVLYVSFGSMSSLRDEQVEELAAALRDSKQRFIWVLRDADRANIFADHGESRHAKFLPEFAGHTQDRGMVITGWAPQLEILAHGATASFLSHCGWNSIMESMGHGKPILAWPMHSDQPWDAELVCKHLKVGILVRPMEKQREVISAAAIQEAIEKMMVSDEGHKIQQRAMVLGEAIRASSAEVSGGSDSESKDLDKFIAHISRYWAYV, from the exons ATGCCAATGGAGTCGGTTGTCGTCGTGGCGGTGCCGTTCCCGGCGCAGGGCCACCTGAACGCACTGCTGCACCTGTCGCTGCAGCTCGCGGCGCGCGGGTTGCCCGTGCACTACGCGGCGCCCGTGGAGCACGTCCGCCAGGCCCGGTCGCGCGTCCACGGCTGGGGCGACGGCACCCTCCGCCGCGTCCACTTCCACGAGCTCCCCATCTCCGCGTACGCCTCCCCGCCTCCAGACCCCGCCGCCGAATCGGCCTTCCCCTCCCACCTCGTGCCCCTGTGGGAGGCCTTCGTCGCCGACGCGCCCGCCGCGCTCGCGGCGCTCCTCAGCGGGGTCTCCGCCTCCTGCCACCGCGTCGTCGTCCTGTACGACGTCGCCAACGGGTTCGCCGCTGAAGAGGCCGCGCGGCTGCCCAACGGCGAGGGGTACGGGCTGGTATGCACCGCGGTGTCGTGCATGGTCGGGTCGACGGACGCCGGCAGCCGCTACGTCCGCGACCGCGGGCTCCACTTCATCCCCGTCAACTCCTTTGTGACGGACGAGTTTCTGACTTCCGTTGGCAAGCGCGCGAGATGGGAGCAGTCCGTACCGTGCAGCGTTGGCATCCTCGCCAACACGTGCCGCGCTCTCGAGGGCGACTTCATCGATGTTTTCGCACAGCAGCTCGCCGACGCCGGCAAGAAACTCTTTGCCGTCGGCCCATTGAACCCACTGCTGCACGACGCGAAGAGCGCGCCACAGCAGGCGGGAAGCAAGGAGCGGCACGAGTGCCTAGACTGGCTCGACAAGCAGCCGCCGGCATCGGTGCTCTACGTGTCGTTCGGCTCCATGTCGTCGCTGCGAGACGAGCAAGTCGAGGAGCTCGCCGCGGCGCTACGCGACAGCAAGCAGAGGTTCATCTGGGTGCTGCGCGACGCCGACCGGGCCAACATATTCGCGGACCACGGCGAGAGCCGGCACGCCAAGTTCCTGCCCGAGTTCGCTGGGCACACCCAAGACAGGGGCATGGTGATCACCGGGTGGGCGCCGCAGCTGGAGATCCTGGCGCACGGCGCCACGGCGTCGTTCCTGAGCCACTGCGGCTGGAACTCGATCATGGAGAGCATGGGACACGGGAAGCCCATCCTCGCATGGCCCATGCACTCGGACCAGCCATGGGACGCTGAGCTGGTGTGCAAGCACCTCAAGGTGGGCATCCTAGTCCGCCCGATGGAGAAGCAAAGGGAGGTGATTTCGGCAGCGGCCATACAGGAGGCCATCGAGAAGATGATGGTCTCTGATGAAGGACACAAGATCCAGCAGCGTGCAATGGTGCTGGGCGAGGCTATCCGTGCGTCGTCAGCAGAAGTAAGCGGTGGGTCAGACTCAGAGAGCAAGGATCTTGACAAGTTCATTGCTCACATCTCAAG ATACTGGGCCTACGTTTGA